A stretch of Deltaproteobacteria bacterium DNA encodes these proteins:
- a CDS encoding MFS transporter, whose amino-acid sequence MAHPSEGSLPDNRELKFASYLGMFNSGLLNSAVGPLLIELTGFYQLNVARVGLPVLLDGTGYLLGTIILSFVWKVHRARLVLCLSTLSLVFLLVSIGPFHSRFEVFLGLMFFLGSGFGFLTVGLDSLFSEIYRQNRAKYLNILHLFFGVGSFLGPLAVVAILKATGKWFYFYPLIGLLNIPMLPLLLRRKNYPFGLDLEGGETDGRHEGIRNLMGSAAFWAIIAAMFLHLGMEASFGAWMPLFLKSTRNMTPTLASYCVSIFWLAFLLGRASYARLFPDVNLFLSLIVAISGAALFMCLTFLSRDAALIFSSTFCAGLLLSIVYPNFLALGAGIFPNRIGFITGTLSASGGVGYMFFPWLIGPVSQSLGLAKGVFMIPLLGTASIGILLLLRSHKKGGATTTPPS is encoded by the coding sequence TTGGCACACCCGTCAGAAGGTTCGCTTCCAGACAACCGGGAACTCAAATTCGCCTCCTATCTCGGTATGTTCAATTCCGGCCTGCTCAACAGCGCCGTAGGCCCCCTTCTGATCGAGCTCACGGGTTTCTACCAACTGAACGTGGCCCGGGTGGGACTCCCCGTCCTGCTTGACGGAACCGGGTATCTCCTCGGGACCATCATCCTCTCTTTTGTCTGGAAGGTCCACCGGGCCAGACTCGTCCTCTGCCTCTCCACCCTCTCCCTTGTCTTCTTGCTCGTCAGTATCGGGCCCTTCCATAGCAGGTTCGAGGTCTTCCTCGGTCTCATGTTCTTCCTCGGTTCCGGGTTCGGCTTTTTGACCGTCGGTCTGGATTCCCTCTTTTCGGAGATCTACAGGCAGAACCGAGCAAAGTACCTGAATATCCTCCATCTCTTTTTCGGTGTGGGGTCTTTTCTCGGCCCTCTGGCGGTCGTCGCAATCCTCAAAGCGACGGGGAAGTGGTTTTACTTTTATCCCCTCATCGGTCTCCTTAACATACCGATGCTCCCACTTCTCCTGAGAAGGAAGAACTACCCCTTCGGCTTGGATCTGGAGGGGGGTGAGACGGACGGCCGTCACGAAGGGATCAGGAACCTCATGGGTTCCGCCGCCTTCTGGGCCATTATCGCCGCCATGTTTCTCCATCTGGGCATGGAGGCCTCCTTTGGTGCGTGGATGCCCCTGTTTCTGAAGAGTACGAGAAACATGACACCGACCCTGGCAAGCTACTGTGTCTCGATCTTCTGGCTCGCCTTTCTCCTGGGCAGGGCGTCCTACGCCCGGCTATTCCCAGATGTCAATCTCTTCCTCTCCTTGATCGTAGCGATCTCCGGGGCCGCCCTGTTCATGTGTCTCACGTTTCTGAGCAGAGACGCGGCCCTCATCTTCTCCTCCACATTCTGTGCGGGCCTCCTCCTATCCATCGTCTACCCCAACTTCCTCGCTCTGGGAGCAGGTATCTTCCCGAACCGGATCGGCTTTATCACCGGGACACTCAGCGCGAGCGGAGGAGTCGGCTACATGTTTTTCCCATGGCTGATCGGCCCTGTATCTCAATCCCTCGGCCTGGCAAAGGGAGTATTCATGATCCCCCTACTGGGCACGGCCTCGATAGGCATTCTCCTGTTGCTAAGGAGCCACAAAAAAGGAGGGGCCACAACGACCCCTCCTTCTTGA
- a CDS encoding aldehyde ferredoxin oxidoreductase family protein: MPYGYNGKILHVDLSSSTLSVEEPPEEFYRTYMGGSGLNLHYLLKEMAPGADPLGPENILALSVGVTTGAPVSGQSRMTANAKSPLTGAIGDSQCGGFLPAEMKFAGFDAIIIRGKAPSPVYLWIRDGKAEIRDASHLWGKLTGEAEEAIRKELGDSKIEVVQIGPAGEKGVRFAALINMSCRANGRTGMGAVMGSKNLRAVAVRGTARPPLADRKALNDLARWGAKTFPESYVVGLGKYGTAETTGKQQAVGGLPSYNFTRGVFDGWKAIDGTTMYDTVLRGREKGEQDRYGRDTCFGCVIRCKRVVEIKEGPFQVDPHYGGPEYETTSTFGNYCGNDNLAAIAKANELCNKYGMDTISCGATIAWAMETFEAGELTLEDTGGLELRFGNAEALVKLVEMIGKREGFGDVLAEGSARAAERLGRGRDFLITSKGQEAPAHMPQVKRSLALIYAVNPFGADHQSSEHDPAYEDEYEYYADRLGALGLTKPQKPQSLGPEKVEFALKTEYFYSMMDSLNLCQFACGPAWQLYGPEEVVKMVRAVTGWDVTVDELQKVGERRLNMLRAFNAREGINRNQDRLPEKFFKRPLKGGPSDGFKVERDQFEAALEEYYRQAGWDVKTGTPTRQTLERLGLGWVADELKV, translated from the coding sequence ATGCCGTACGGATACAACGGAAAGATCCTGCACGTTGACCTCTCGTCCTCGACCCTCAGTGTTGAGGAGCCGCCGGAGGAGTTCTATCGGACCTACATGGGAGGCAGTGGCCTAAACCTCCACTATCTCCTCAAAGAGATGGCGCCGGGTGCCGACCCCCTGGGACCGGAGAACATCTTGGCCCTCAGTGTGGGTGTGACGACCGGTGCCCCTGTTTCCGGCCAGAGCCGAATGACGGCCAATGCCAAATCACCCTTGACCGGGGCGATCGGCGATTCTCAGTGCGGCGGTTTCCTACCCGCAGAGATGAAGTTTGCCGGTTTCGATGCGATCATCATAAGAGGGAAGGCCCCGTCTCCTGTCTATCTGTGGATCCGGGACGGGAAGGCGGAGATCCGTGATGCTTCGCATCTCTGGGGAAAACTCACGGGAGAGGCGGAAGAGGCTATCAGGAAGGAACTGGGAGACTCAAAGATCGAGGTCGTCCAGATCGGTCCAGCCGGTGAGAAGGGGGTGCGTTTCGCGGCATTGATAAACATGTCTTGCCGGGCCAACGGAAGGACGGGTATGGGTGCGGTAATGGGGAGTAAGAACCTGAGAGCCGTGGCCGTGCGGGGCACGGCGAGGCCGCCGCTGGCCGACCGGAAGGCCTTGAATGATCTGGCTCGGTGGGGGGCGAAGACCTTTCCGGAATCATACGTGGTAGGATTGGGCAAGTACGGAACGGCCGAGACCACAGGCAAGCAACAGGCCGTGGGCGGGCTGCCGAGCTACAACTTCACCAGAGGTGTCTTTGACGGATGGAAAGCCATCGATGGAACGACCATGTATGATACCGTTCTAAGGGGGAGGGAGAAGGGAGAGCAGGATCGGTACGGCCGTGACACCTGTTTCGGCTGCGTCATCCGGTGCAAGCGGGTCGTTGAGATCAAGGAGGGACCCTTTCAGGTGGATCCCCACTACGGTGGTCCCGAATACGAAACGACCAGCACCTTCGGCAATTACTGCGGCAACGATAATCTCGCCGCCATCGCCAAGGCGAACGAGCTGTGCAACAAGTACGGGATGGATACTATTTCCTGCGGGGCGACGATCGCCTGGGCCATGGAGACCTTCGAGGCAGGAGAGCTGACCCTGGAGGACACGGGGGGGCTGGAACTCAGGTTTGGAAATGCCGAGGCCCTGGTGAAGCTGGTCGAGATGATCGGCAAACGAGAGGGCTTCGGCGACGTGCTCGCAGAGGGCTCGGCTCGTGCGGCTGAGCGGCTGGGCCGGGGCAGGGATTTTCTCATAACCAGCAAAGGACAGGAGGCACCGGCTCACATGCCCCAGGTCAAACGGAGCCTGGCCCTGATTTACGCTGTCAACCCCTTTGGAGCGGATCACCAGAGCAGCGAACACGACCCCGCCTACGAAGACGAGTACGAGTACTATGCAGACAGACTCGGTGCCCTGGGTCTCACCAAGCCGCAGAAGCCCCAGAGCCTCGGGCCGGAGAAGGTGGAGTTCGCCCTGAAGACGGAGTACTTCTACAGCATGATGGACAGTCTGAACCTCTGCCAGTTCGCCTGCGGTCCGGCCTGGCAGCTCTATGGGCCGGAAGAGGTAGTGAAGATGGTGCGGGCCGTGACCGGCTGGGATGTAACGGTCGATGAACTTCAGAAGGTGGGCGAGCGCCGTTTGAACATGCTCCGTGCCTTCAACGCCCGTGAGGGCATCAACCGGAACCAGGATAGGCTTCCCGAGAAGTTCTTCAAGCGTCCCCTGAAGGGGGGGCCCAGCGACGGCTTCAAGGTGGAGAGGGATCAGTTCGAGGCTGCTCTGGAGGAGTATTACCGCCAGGCCGGATGGGATGTAAAGACCGGAACGCCGACACGGCAGACCCTGGAGCGCCTCGGTCTCGGCTGGGTCGCAGATGAATTGAAAGTGTAA
- a CDS encoding ABC transporter permease, which produces MSVRSRFVGRESITRYSLFQSILLTGPLFILLGVFYLYPLVTLFPESILKNGHITWEHYRHFFREPLYTYILLRTVRVAVVVTVICFLLGYPIAYFLAGLKSQKTANLMMICVLLPFFTSILVRSYAWIVLLQTKGILNRFLISIGLIERPLNLLYTEFAVLLGMVHILLPFMILPVYSVLKNIDRNLLRAARNLGANAVKAFALVTFPLSLPGVGAGVMFVFILSLGFYITPALLGGPKTLMITTLIDQQINRLINWDFAGAIVVVLLVTTILMILIFDKIVGLDKIYRD; this is translated from the coding sequence TTGTCTGTAAGATCAAGATTCGTAGGCAGAGAGTCGATAACGAGGTACTCCCTTTTTCAGTCCATTCTTCTCACCGGACCGCTGTTCATCCTTCTGGGTGTATTCTACCTCTACCCTCTCGTCACACTCTTCCCCGAAAGCATCCTGAAAAACGGCCACATCACCTGGGAGCATTACAGGCACTTCTTCAGGGAACCCCTCTACACTTACATTCTGTTGAGAACCGTCAGGGTCGCGGTGGTAGTTACCGTCATCTGCTTTCTTCTGGGCTATCCAATAGCCTACTTTCTGGCCGGCCTGAAGAGCCAGAAGACAGCCAATCTCATGATGATCTGCGTGCTGCTCCCCTTCTTCACCAGCATTCTGGTTCGATCTTACGCGTGGATCGTCCTGCTCCAGACAAAGGGAATCCTCAACCGGTTTCTCATATCCATCGGGCTCATAGAGAGGCCCCTCAACCTGCTCTACACCGAATTCGCGGTTCTTCTCGGGATGGTCCACATTCTGCTGCCGTTCATGATTCTGCCCGTCTACAGCGTGTTGAAGAACATCGACAGGAATCTGCTCAGGGCCGCCCGGAACCTCGGCGCCAATGCCGTAAAGGCCTTTGCCCTGGTCACCTTTCCGCTGAGTCTGCCCGGTGTGGGGGCCGGGGTGATGTTCGTGTTCATTCTCTCCCTGGGGTTCTATATCACCCCTGCCCTGCTGGGCGGCCCCAAGACACTCATGATTACTACGCTCATCGACCAACAGATCAACCGCCTGATCAATTGGGACTTTGCCGGGGCCATCGTGGTGGTCCTCCTTGTGACGACAATCCTCATGATCCTGATTTTCGACAAGATCGTCGGCCTGGACAAGATCTACAGGGACTAG
- a CDS encoding saccharopine dehydrogenase NADP-binding domain-containing protein, which produces MRVLSLGGCGAVCRHATRDLAEFSEFDEIVIGDYNVDAAEKLAAEIGDPRVKALKVDAGDEKGLVGLFGDFDLILNGLPFKYDLAVTRACVEAGVNGLDVSTEEKQWDLDGPAREKGIVFVPGVGATPGITNVMARHGADQMDEVEEIRIHFAAFRCIAPAPGLLVTFLWEFHPHIEEERLVYEEGEFRSVGPFEGIKTVDFPGPIGRQEVCYIPHPETVTLPKSLGAKRVSVQGCFPPQAMRLTRAMLDHGLYSEEPVTIKGIETTPLEIMHELLIRLPESKQTPLWAYGLLVEVYGKRQGRDTKVTLWNRHPPQEEWGGQAAYFKNIGIPLSIGAQMIARGDVSERGVVPPETALDPHVFIAELAKRRIEVHQKIEERHRLG; this is translated from the coding sequence ATGCGAGTCTTATCCTTAGGCGGATGCGGTGCCGTCTGCCGACATGCAACCAGGGATCTTGCCGAGTTTTCCGAATTCGACGAAATCGTGATAGGTGACTACAATGTGGATGCGGCGGAAAAACTGGCCGCCGAGATAGGCGATCCCAGAGTCAAGGCGCTGAAGGTGGATGCCGGCGACGAGAAAGGGCTTGTGGGCCTGTTCGGGGACTTTGATCTGATTCTAAACGGGCTGCCCTTCAAATACGACCTGGCCGTTACCAGGGCCTGTGTGGAGGCGGGCGTCAACGGCCTGGACGTTTCCACCGAGGAGAAACAGTGGGATCTTGACGGGCCGGCAAGGGAAAAGGGCATCGTCTTTGTGCCGGGAGTCGGCGCCACCCCGGGCATCACCAATGTCATGGCCAGACATGGAGCGGACCAGATGGACGAGGTGGAGGAGATCCGCATACACTTTGCCGCATTCCGCTGCATAGCGCCGGCTCCGGGTTTGCTGGTCACCTTTCTCTGGGAGTTCCATCCCCACATCGAGGAGGAACGGCTTGTGTACGAGGAGGGAGAATTCAGGTCCGTGGGGCCTTTCGAGGGAATAAAGACGGTCGACTTCCCTGGGCCCATCGGCCGGCAGGAGGTCTGTTACATTCCACACCCTGAAACGGTCACCCTGCCCAAGAGCCTGGGGGCCAAGCGTGTCTCGGTCCAGGGGTGTTTTCCGCCCCAGGCGATGAGGCTGACAAGGGCCATGTTGGATCACGGCCTGTACAGTGAGGAGCCGGTGACGATCAAGGGGATCGAGACGACCCCCCTGGAGATCATGCATGAACTGTTGATACGCCTGCCGGAGAGCAAGCAGACCCCCCTGTGGGCATACGGCCTTCTGGTCGAGGTCTACGGGAAGCGGCAGGGACGCGACACGAAGGTCACGCTCTGGAATCGCCACCCGCCCCAGGAGGAGTGGGGGGGGCAGGCGGCCTATTTCAAGAATATCGGGATCCCTCTGAGCATCGGTGCTCAGATGATCGCCCGGGGGGATGTGAGCGAGAGGGGAGTGGTCCCGCCTGAAACGGCCCTCGATCCCCACGTATTTATCGCCGAACTGGCAAAGCGCCGAATCGAGGTTCACCAAAAGATTGAAGAGCGGCACCGCCTTGGATAG
- a CDS encoding ABC transporter permease, which translates to MKNRPETDYGRIILGCFVAAVFVFLVIPTILAVPMSFSTTKYLVFPPKGFTLYWHQKFFTDHRWTAATLFSLKLAFIATAVSLVIGTLASLALVRGILPGKRLLHLFFISPLMIPVIVTAFAVYGIFARLHLIGTLVGMVIAHTIICVPYVILVVTANLYRFDISLEMASRNLGADAFRTFMYITLPLIKPGIIASGVFCFIESLDELLLAMFLIGTTKMTLPLRMFSEIQFRINPVVAAASTVFIVAAVGTIIALSFMGKEKKAVELQE; encoded by the coding sequence ATGAAAAATCGGCCGGAAACAGACTACGGGAGAATCATTCTGGGGTGCTTTGTGGCGGCTGTCTTCGTCTTCCTGGTTATTCCCACCATCCTCGCGGTGCCCATGTCCTTCAGCACGACCAAGTATCTGGTCTTTCCACCAAAGGGTTTCACCCTCTACTGGCACCAGAAATTCTTCACCGACCATCGCTGGACCGCGGCGACGCTTTTCAGCTTGAAACTCGCGTTTATCGCGACCGCGGTCTCCCTTGTCATAGGAACCCTTGCCTCCCTGGCCCTGGTAAGGGGCATCCTGCCCGGCAAGAGGCTGCTCCACCTCTTTTTTATCTCCCCTCTGATGATTCCCGTCATCGTCACGGCCTTTGCAGTATACGGGATCTTTGCAAGGCTTCATCTCATAGGGACGCTTGTTGGAATGGTTATAGCCCACACGATCATATGTGTCCCCTACGTGATCCTGGTGGTTACCGCCAATCTCTACCGCTTCGATATCTCGCTGGAAATGGCATCCAGGAACCTCGGGGCCGATGCTTTCAGAACCTTCATGTACATCACCCTGCCCCTGATAAAACCCGGCATCATCGCCTCGGGTGTCTTCTGCTTCATCGAGTCCCTTGACGAGTTGCTCCTCGCCATGTTTCTTATCGGTACGACAAAGATGACTCTTCCTCTGCGGATGTTTTCAGAGATTCAGTTCCGGATCAACCCCGTGGTGGCTGCAGCCTCTACGGTTTTCATAGTGGCCGCAGTCGGTACCATCATCGCCCTCTCATTCATGGGCAAAGAGAAAAAAGCAGTCGAGCTTCAGGAGTAG
- a CDS encoding ABC transporter ATP-binding protein, whose protein sequence is MNPSKTKPILRLRNLSKRFGEVLAVDDVSLDIGDGEFLTLLGPSGSGKTTILLMIAGFEFPTRGEVVLQDRPISVLPPEKRNIGMVFQNYALFPHMTIYDNIAFPLKMRRFQKDEIRDRVAAALDLVRLQGYEKRFPKQLSGGQQQRIALARALVFDPPLLLLDEPLGALDKKLREHMQLELKHIHTRLKRTMIYVTHDQEEALVMSNRIAVMDRGRIEQIGTPDELYEKPANQFVASFIGESNFLKGKVIESQGGKVTLQISDGSKHRIPWTGEAVPGKEVTFCIRPEKIFFVGEDFNGFSLSGVIEETIYVGETKRYKVRISKDKTLNVREMSVRTGGGRGEGERVRISWHKESLRRI, encoded by the coding sequence ATGAACCCATCCAAGACGAAACCTATTCTCCGGCTAAGGAACCTGAGCAAGCGGTTCGGCGAGGTTCTGGCTGTCGACGACGTATCCCTCGATATCGGTGACGGTGAGTTCCTCACCCTCCTCGGCCCGAGCGGGTCTGGCAAGACCACCATCCTTCTGATGATCGCCGGCTTTGAGTTCCCAACCAGGGGGGAAGTGGTCCTCCAGGACAGGCCTATCAGCGTCCTTCCCCCGGAAAAGCGGAATATCGGCATGGTCTTCCAGAACTACGCCCTCTTCCCCCACATGACGATCTACGACAACATCGCATTTCCCTTGAAGATGCGGAGGTTTCAGAAGGATGAGATCCGTGACAGGGTCGCAGCTGCCCTCGATCTGGTCCGCCTGCAGGGATATGAGAAACGCTTTCCCAAACAGCTGAGCGGCGGCCAGCAGCAGCGCATAGCCCTGGCACGGGCCCTGGTGTTCGATCCTCCGCTGCTCCTTCTCGACGAACCCCTGGGCGCTCTGGACAAGAAGCTCAGGGAACATATGCAGCTCGAGCTGAAGCACATCCACACGCGGCTGAAAAGAACCATGATCTATGTCACCCATGACCAGGAGGAGGCACTGGTCATGTCGAACAGGATCGCAGTGATGGATCGGGGCAGGATAGAACAGATCGGCACGCCGGACGAACTCTATGAGAAGCCCGCAAACCAGTTCGTCGCCAGTTTCATAGGAGAGTCCAACTTTCTCAAGGGCAAGGTCATTGAGAGCCAAGGCGGAAAGGTGACCCTCCAGATCAGCGACGGATCAAAACATCGAATCCCCTGGACCGGCGAGGCGGTACCGGGAAAAGAGGTGACCTTCTGCATCAGGCCGGAAAAGATCTTCTTTGTCGGTGAGGATTTCAACGGTTTCTCCCTCAGCGGCGTTATCGAAGAGACGATCTACGTGGGAGAGACAAAGAGATACAAGGTCAGGATCAGCAAGGACAAGACCCTCAATGTGAGGGAGATGAGCGTCAGGACAGGGGGCGGCCGCGGGGAAGGGGAAAGAGTCAGGATCAGCTGGCACAAGGAGAGCCTCAGAAGGATCTAG
- a CDS encoding trimethylamine methyltransferase family protein — MPWRSATGCGSERQGGEDRGRLRAGVPDRNMRKLQGGGAMFTPLDKGEVERIHRMSLEILDRAGIEVKSEKALSLFKGRGARVDCEGSRYLVRIPPSLVEDALGEVPRSYVLYGRKHGCEVRFERGNPPLFGPSGVPCIIYDLETGVRRRAGLKDFVSLIKLFDGLENVDFVTTPCTFDDVPSEVTEVSTFFHLVNTTQKPFDMDFSGQTGFKDVLSMVDLLKETVFEGRPFVSFGFCPVISPLRLDTVPTDQLIEAARAGIPVAPITMVQPGLSAPATLAGTLVVMNAEILALLVLAQAARPGTPFLYGTIPGTTNFATGRMLTASPELPLLNAAATQLAGHCGLPNWATAGRTDANLLDIQAGYEHCFAIPWVVLSGATYISAIGGFLESVSALSFEKFVIDDEVVGMTRRVLRGLDTDPEHCAVELVSSMGPGANFLAEDHTIDHMRREFFRPSVSETSDWEDWNQRGRPTALQRARQKAKRIIETHSAPPLPPQVIKQVRDLFPGIVIDLDQAGTRQTGLSD, encoded by the coding sequence ATCCCCTGGCGAAGCGCGACCGGGTGTGGCTCGGAAAGGCAGGGTGGAGAAGACCGGGGTCGACTGCGTGCAGGAGTACCTGATCGAAATATGAGAAAACTCCAAGGGGGAGGAGCCATGTTTACTCCACTCGACAAGGGAGAGGTGGAAAGGATCCATCGCATGAGCCTGGAGATCCTGGACAGGGCGGGAATCGAGGTGAAGAGCGAAAAGGCCCTCTCTCTCTTCAAGGGAAGGGGAGCCCGGGTGGATTGTGAGGGAAGCCGATATCTCGTCCGCATTCCCCCGTCTCTCGTTGAAGATGCCCTGGGCGAGGTGCCCAGATCCTACGTTCTCTATGGCCGCAAACACGGGTGTGAGGTCCGTTTCGAAAGGGGGAATCCCCCTCTGTTCGGGCCAAGCGGGGTCCCATGCATCATCTACGATCTAGAGACAGGAGTGAGGCGCAGGGCCGGCCTGAAGGATTTCGTCTCTCTCATAAAGCTCTTCGATGGTCTGGAAAACGTGGATTTTGTCACGACCCCCTGCACTTTCGACGACGTGCCGAGCGAGGTTACCGAGGTCTCCACCTTCTTCCACTTGGTCAACACCACCCAAAAGCCCTTCGATATGGACTTCTCCGGCCAAACCGGGTTTAAAGACGTCCTTTCAATGGTGGATTTGCTCAAGGAGACGGTTTTTGAGGGCAGGCCCTTCGTTTCGTTCGGGTTCTGCCCGGTCATAAGCCCCCTCCGGTTGGACACCGTCCCCACGGATCAGCTCATCGAGGCCGCTCGGGCAGGCATTCCAGTCGCCCCCATAACGATGGTTCAACCCGGTCTGAGTGCTCCTGCTACCCTGGCGGGAACTCTGGTCGTGATGAACGCAGAGATTCTGGCACTCCTGGTCCTCGCCCAGGCGGCCAGGCCTGGGACACCCTTTCTCTACGGGACCATCCCCGGAACCACCAACTTCGCCACCGGCCGGATGCTCACGGCCTCCCCCGAACTCCCCCTTCTGAACGCGGCGGCAACCCAGCTTGCCGGACACTGCGGACTGCCCAACTGGGCTACCGCAGGCAGGACAGATGCCAACCTTCTCGACATTCAGGCAGGCTACGAGCACTGCTTCGCAATCCCCTGGGTCGTCCTGTCAGGCGCGACCTACATCAGTGCCATAGGAGGATTCCTGGAATCGGTCTCCGCCCTTTCTTTCGAAAAGTTCGTCATCGATGATGAAGTCGTCGGAATGACGAGGAGGGTTCTCAGAGGACTCGACACGGATCCCGAACACTGCGCGGTGGAGCTCGTCTCTTCGATGGGTCCTGGGGCGAATTTTCTTGCAGAGGATCACACGATCGACCATATGAGGAGGGAATTCTTCCGGCCTTCGGTGAGTGAAACCTCAGACTGGGAGGATTGGAACCAGAGGGGAAGGCCCACCGCTCTCCAGAGGGCCAGGCAAAAGGCCAAAAGGATCATAGAAACCCATTCGGCTCCTCCCCTTCCGCCTCAGGTCATCAAACAGGTAAGGGACCTTTTCCCCGGCATCGTGATCGATTTGGATCAGGCAGGGACCCGGCAGACCGGCCTCTCTGACTAG